The Brachyhypopomus gauderio isolate BG-103 chromosome 1, BGAUD_0.2, whole genome shotgun sequence genome includes the window TGAAAACGGGTTGACGGTATCTGTGTACGCGCACACTTCGCCTGTGAGGTGAGGACTCTCCACGCTCCCACTACGGTGTCCGGATAGATTTATAATATACGCCATTAGTTGGCGCTTTAATGTATAAATCCATAAGCCTgtgtctaacacacacacacctcagcaatgtgtatatgagtggCGGGTTAAAGACTGGTGGCTCATAAATAAACCAGCTGAAAGACACGGCCGCAGTATTtccacagagaaagagagaaaaagagaaagagcagAATCGACATGCTGTGGTAAAACATGACGGCTGCTTCTTTCCGGCTACTGTCAAGTACACGACGTTTCCAGAGAAACGGTACATTTAATGTCATTGTTTTCAAACTTTGACAGCTTTACGACTTTACAAAGGCTTTTTCTTTGCGGATTTAGCGTGTTAGCGATACAACTAATTACAAATATTAATGTGGATCCAGGCCGGTTGGTTACTGAGGTAGTGCCGTTTTGGCAACGTTCATGACTGAAATGGAGAGGGAAGGAGTTGTGGCACACTGAATTGCTCTCATATGGCTTTTTAAGAACGCCTTTATGTTATTCTCGGAGTCTGGAGCCGAGTTACGTTCGTCTGTGGTGGATGGGCGAGATGATGGCGGCCACACGGTGGCTGATTGAGCCGCACATCATCACAACTGCTGCCTTTCACACACGGAGGGGTCGCGTGACGCGAGCAATACCCACCCTGACCACAAGGGGGCAGCGCGGAGCAGGAAGACAGCAGTCAGATTCCGTGTTTAAAATCTCTCATTTTCCCTAAAATAACTCAATGTCTGACCAAACAAATTGAACATTTTTATAAAACCTGCCAAATGCTaattagataaaaataaaataaaaagtaatTACATTTTACACTTCTTTTGAGTTTTTTGACAAATTGTATTTCTACTGATGTTTGTCAGTATAACGATCAAATCAGTTGGGACCCAAAGCAATATTGCACAGCAGTGTCGGAACTGATGTTGTAATACTGAAATTTCTGATTTTGGCCTTAACATAGAGAGCATGTCTCTCAATATTTGACACTTTAATTGTGGATTTCATGTACCTAATGATTTCTGAGGAGTCTTTTTCATGAAATGCCCCGACACTGAGATGTGGTGAAAAGATGCAGTCGTCCTGTTTGGACAAATCTGTTGCTTCTTACAGAGAGAAAAACGAGAGAGAGCGAAGGAGATTATTTCTTTTTTCTGACACGGAGAAGCACCTTTTTCTGAGGGTCTGTGCTCTGAACACGTTTCACTTTCTGCTCACACACTTTGAAACCAAGAAGGTGACTTCAGGCACAGTGGCATCTGTtccttttaaaatgtttattgtattatttttttacttctaTCTTCTATCTTTGTTGTTGTCGTCGTCATTAGCAGTGTTCCGGCCACTCCCCTTCAtcgtgggtggagtgtgggagtggccaAGAGATGTTCATCATGTCTCTCTAATCAGTGGGGGGAGAGTCAGGACAGGACACACTATATATTATTATGGGAGATCATCACTACCAACAGATGGTAATGTCAATACGAAAAATTATGCATATTAATTTACTATATATAGTGCATCAGGAAATATCCACATGTATTATCTATCCATCAATTCTCTCCTCCCTGTGCTGCATCCTGCATTTGGTGTGCTCCAATGTGCTACCAGCGACCTCTGGGCCCATCAAGGGTCACAACCTCTGCTCAGCTCTATGGATGACCCAGCCCACCAGAGactgactgacacacacaaacacacacacccatgcgtAGGTGTGTGGATCTACCTCCTCAGGCCTCTGCCGTGGTTCCCTGGTCCCAGAGCCCTGGAAAGGTTTTTGGTGTGTCACATGCGGATTGCCTGATGGAGGGGGTGTGTTTAGAATGCGGAATGTGGTAGATTATTACCTCATAATGGGACCAGGGGGTTCTATTGCCATGGCTATGGAGAGAGAGTCTCTGGTGTGGTTCGAAGGTTcttgcaggttttttttatttcttcacTATAAATATCAATATACATATGTACAATACACTATAAATATCAATATATAATGTATACTGTACATTATACATAAAAACACTAAAGAAGTTTGATTGTTGTGCATTCGCAGCATGAGGTATTTAAAGCCCCCACAAATTGCTTTTTTGAATTCTGATGCAGTAATGTTTACtgatgtcacccccccccccccccagctgtgACCCCACCTATGCCCCTAAGTACAGAACAGTGTTTACCTGTGTTCCAAGTGCCAATATCTTTGTGAGTTCCTTTACTGTGATCCAATATGAACGATAATTGCACATTAACTACTGTAATAAAAATGGGGAAATAATCTGAATAAATCTTAATTAAAAAAGTTTGTAACAAGAAACATTTTCACTGTTCTTTGTTAAAGCACTTTGCACACTGTCTATACACAAAGCTTATTATaaatgaatattttcatttatttaggATCCAGGATTTTTATTCCAAAAGATCAGAAAGGCATTTCACATCATAGCAAATATGTAGTTATATGGAATATGGAAAAGAGGAATACATAGAAAATTAACCACCATCATTCAGCATGGCTCTAACAAATAAAGCAACTTTATTCACAAAGTACCGAACACAATTCTGCACTTATCTATGTAGACAAACCATACTACACAGTAGCATTTTGGCAATTTCTTTAGTCTGTGGATCATATGAATCCGTGGTTCTGATATAAAAAAGGAAGGGGGGGTATGATGAAAGCCTGGTATTCACACAAGATTTCCACACCTGAAATGACACCgcagtgtgtgttttgggtcctAGTTTTAATGCAGACAGCCTCTCTAAGCTCTTAACACACAGAGAGctttctcatacacacacacacacacacacacacacaccctgtcaaACTTCTAGGATTTGACGAGGAATTTGGCCATACTTGTGGTGAAAGGATACGTTAACTGATTTAAGTGACACCTAAAATGGGGGCATTTCACACCTTTAATTTAGTTCCTACTATTGTCTCCTATTATTCTTTCAGGATTCATATCAGCTGTTATGAGTGAATTATACATCCATCGATCAAAACGTGAGCAATAACGGTGTTAAGTAAACTGGGACAACAGACACAGCTTAATACAAGCTAGACGTTTTTGTGGCATTGATTAATTCTTCAAAAAACTGCGCAAATAagctaataataaaaaaaccacTGCAATCTTTGAAGTATGCTGTAATGCATGTTAGTACTGTATATTAGAACCGTGTGTTTGAATTTTGCTTAAAATCACAATTGCAACTgcatatgtaaatatatatctatatatgtaaatattgtGCTGTACATATAGACTCTGTGTGACCGGCAGCATTGGGTCTCATTCCTGGACGGACTCAACTACATTTGATGTACATAGAAGTTGCTGCTCTGGCCTGCTATTAGGTGTCTGATTGCACAGTCAATGCGTCAGATCTCCATAGCGGACCAGGATCGGAACTTTCCTCTACACTCTCAAAGGCGCGGACAGATTCATACACCTGGTCATGCCGGGCAACTCGAGCAACGGAAAGACGATAAATGCTGACGTGGCCACTTGACTGTGCTGGCTGCACAATACACACACTGGTGACCAGTGTCACATTGATGGCCTTCACAGTCCTGATGCTGCAGGTGTGGTACGCACACCTGCTGGTTGGGGCCATCTAACAGGTCTTGGGCGCCCCAGGTGAGAGTTTGTGTCAATCGTGGCCACACCTCCCAAAAAAAAGGTCAACATTTGTCAAAATATCTCAAGTCAGTCTTGGCCATGTTTTTATCAAGGGCTTTTATACATTGCAAGATATCTAATTTGCAATATGCAGTTGTGATGTTTGGGCAATGTTCATGTACTTGCATTAGTGCAGCGGTAGCATTGGTCTGGGACCAGTTTCCACTGTCATTTATACGGCTGGTGGTCCTGAAAACTGATCCTAGATCAGCACTGCCACACATCCTCTTTGTGAGGTGTGACAGTCTGGACAAGGTGAGCACAGACTGTAGGTGTAACAGAAAGCTCTGACCTAAATGCGAATGCAGACGGGCAGTTCTGTTTCTATTTCTCTATAGTACAAACCGTACTTTAAACGCTCACACAGCAACCACCCCAACCCGAGTGGCAGAAAGCAGTGGTTACCTGACTCCCCAGCAGTGCCCACACTGACAGCCTTCAGGTCATTCATCTCCCTGGAGAGACTGGGCTGACCCAGGCGACCCGATTCTCCTCAGGAACACCCATCGTGGTTTTGTGCGTTATTCTATTACACGGTTATATGGCACTGTAAGCAGACCTGATGGTCTCATTGAAACCTTATTGACACACCTTGCCCACCGTACGACGAGTGATGAGGTTTGTATAATTATAATTCGAGCTGATATTTTACAGAATTTCTGTACTGTATTTATGTACCGTAACGATAAATGTATAAAAACGTGATAAGGCAACACTGCCCCACCCGAACGCATCCCACAGTAAAATTTAAAGTCCTactaaaaacaataaaataaccGTCAGCCGTCCTATTAAGACGCTGTCCTGTGTAGGTCCTCCTACATCACAGGTGGAGACTGAGAAAGAGAGGACAGTCCCAGCAGGTAAAGACCTCAGTCCTACAATCTGGGTGAACGTAGGGGTGGCGTATTGGACAGGAAAGATTAGGGGGTTCTCTTGCCTATGACCGACCCCTGGGCAGGGTGGGGCGTAGCAGGACAGGgctggtggggttggggggggtcgCAGGACATGgctggtggggttggggggggggggggggtcgcagGACATGGCtggtggggttggtggaggCCAGACCGGTGCAGCAGTCACTCTCACAGTTTGAAGAATAGAATAAGGACCACGATCAGGATGACGATGAGTGCTCCTATTGCACACCACTGCCTCCTACCTGCAACAAACAGAATGACACCATTGTGGTGAGATCTGAGGTCTTCTCAGTGAGCCCTGGtctcatcacacaccacactgttACAGGAAACTAGTGGGTGAAGCCACTCCGAGTactgggtgggggtgttgggtgtgttgTTTTTTGTGCTGGGGGGGGTGTTGGTTGCATGTTCagctgggtgtctgtgtgtgtggtgtttggtgggggtgttgggtgtatgtgtgttgtgctgggtgtgggggtgttggtTGTATGTTCagctgggtgtgggggtgttggtTGTACGTTCagctgggtgtgggggtgttggtTGTACGTTCagctgggtgtgggggtgttgtgctggtgtgtgtgggggggtgttgtgctggtgtgtgtggggggggggggggtgttgtgtgtcTGACGTACTGCTGGTCATGTGGGAGACCTTTTCAAGTTTCTTCAACACTGAATCCATTCGAGAACCTGTCTGATCCATCTCCTCCGTGAACTCTCCCAACattctataaacacacacacacacacactttatatgTGAAGTCTAAGTGAGAGATGGGTGTGGTCCAGCCTGCAGTACTGAAGGCCAGTCACCAGAGGGCAGAATAGAGCAGTCACGCTGCAGCCTCCACAGTATTCTATAGTCAACTGCAGTTAGTGACACTCACAGCTAAACACCTACTACAACGTTCAGCTGCACTTACACCGTCTGTTCGTCGAGCTCGTCCCCGATCCTGCTGGACATGTCCTTCAGCACACGGATACTGCCCGACACCAGCTCCAACTGGTCGTTCTGTTCCTGCACGATCAGCTGCACCACAGGAGACGCCATAGCAGCATTAATGACTAACGATCagacggagtgtgtgtgtgtgtgtgtgtgtgtgtgtgttcgagtACACACCTGCTGTTGCTCCTGCTGATCCTGGATGTATCTGGAGTTGGCCGATACCAGGTGTGGCTCCAAACCTGCATATCGTGTCTGAGTGGCCCCGCCCATCAGAGCCTGTCCAGATACACACgtttgtttacacacacacacacaatacagttATGTGCAGGTTATAGTATTTTATAGGATAGTTCTAAGAGGTTTGTATAAGATATATATGGCTGTTCAGCGTTATGCGTTAGTATTGGGCAGTATTGGGATAATTCAGTCCTGGATTTCATAATCACTGGTAATGAATTAGTGTCATTAAACAGGTATTCAGATCACAGTCTCCAGGTTGTGTTTTTAAACTCTCCCTTTACCTTGGAGCTTGATGTAATGAAAAGTAGCTAATTGGTTACATGAactgctaataataataaagtaccACAGTGATTACAATAATTGGAAAATGAATTTGATGTGTGGAACTGAAGACCTCTGGGTCACACTTAACAGTAATTACTGTGATAACTCAGAATCTTAAGGGCCCAAACTCACTTGTCTGTTCTTTTTCTCCGCCTGGGCTACAGCAGAGGGGCTGGAGAGATGCTCCCtcatctcctacacacacacacacacacacacacacacacacacacacacacacacacacacacacacacacacacaacttcacTAGAAGCACCACACCGCACCCACATTCACACCAAACTCTTTTCTTCTTGGCACGGACCCGAGTGTGTTGGAAACGCTCGTTTGTTTGTTGATCTGTGAGTCGTGCGCTCATGCCACGGACCTCCTGTGACCTTCTAACACTCATTGTCATGTTTATGGGGCTGGTTTACGCCGGCTTGTGCTTGGTGACACGGCAGACACACAGCAGTTAGGAGGAGGATGGGCAAGAACGCCCAGTGTCCAGTGATGGCAGCCAAAGCATTCAAGCAACCCTGGGCTGGTATTAGGGGGCCATGTGTGTACCAAGAAACATTCCCTACAACACTAGACCTCTTCCTACCAGAAACAGTTGACTCAGTGCATTCAGAGCAACTGCAGTTTCAGTCATGGGCCAGAGGAAGGCCGATGCTGTGGTTAGACTCTCCACCAAGAATCTTTCTGATGTACTGTGGTACATTTGCTCAAACTCTAATAAAGAAAATACTAAATTTCTTTTATTATGACCTATTGTGACCTACTcgtttattttctttcttcttttcagCACCAGATAAAAAGATGATCTATATATTTTACTGCTTAATACACTAGAGGCTGTACAAACTACGTCAGGGAAAGGGGTGCTATACGATGTTATGTGCAACAAGTCATAACTTGTACTACTGTCTGTTCAAAACAGAACCAGAACCCTAATCCTATACCCCCAACCCCCACTGTACCAAGCTCGTACTGAAGTGTGATGTCTAAATTGTGGTGTGACCCAAACTGATGGTCTTCTGTATCCGTCCCACCCCGAGATGCAGCACTGTATATTTGAGAGGTTACAGccgctctgtctgtctgactgtacAACTGCAGATTGGCACTTTTGTTTTTGCACTTTGCGGTCTGTGTAAACCCTGTAGACCGCTTCACATACCAATCTCAGCTCATACGCAGTGTCCAAACCAGTTTGTCCTGTACCAACAACCCGCCGTGGTCCATGTCGCTCAGATCACGGTTTTCCCCACTCTGACACACTAATGAAAACATCTGATTTATATCCGCAAGTGTTCATGTATTGCTGTGCTGACATGCTACCGCACGACCGTCTGATTGGATAATCACATTTAGGAATAGGTGTACAGGTGCTGATTAGTGTATATACAGAAAGATCACCAATTGTTCTAAACAGGAGGAACCACAGTGATGGAAGACCTCAAATCTAAAACTCTGAGGCCCCCCAAGACAGAAAATGAAGGTGATGAATCAGGGACGGTGAGGCATGTACCTGAACCGCCTCGCGGGTCCGCTCCACAAACTCACGCCTCTCCTGAAGCTCATTCTCCCCAAGACGAAACTTTCCAGGGTTTGACTCCACGATGCCTTACACAGTTAAGGGttctacactctctctctctcaaacacacacacacacacaaaccatgtcCCTACATGTATCTTCCTTATATCAATAGCCACAATGTTTATGAAGTATACTTTATAAGGAGAGAATACTACATAACTTCCACGGCAGTTTCTCTGTGACTCCAAAAGGATGCTTTCATCATACACTACATTAAACAGAGTTAAAGGTGGAGTCACATTCTGCCTCTCTTATTCGCGTTGAGGATACTGATGGTTTCATGGAGGTCTTCCAGGTCCCAGTCAATGGCTCGCAGACAGTTCCGCAGTTCATTGGTGCTCCACTCGAGCTCGTCTCGGCTCACCGGTGTCTCCTCGTGCAGTAGCTCCTCCCAGCGCTCAAACAGACCACGTGCTCGCGACAGCGCCTTCTGCACCTCACTGACGGACCGTGCGGGGGTTCAGCGTAGGTGCAAATTTATGCAGGAAAAAATAACGATCGTCACGTAACGTAGCTTTTTAAAAAACTCTATAAGACCTCACACATGAaataatcatttaaaaatacCAATTCATGCATTTATTTTGAACCCTTAACTAAAAatcacaataaaaaaatatatatatttttggatAACATATATCCTTAATGTATCACATATGGTATGGAATCTATTTAAACATTCTATAAAACAATGTGTCGGTCATTTCTCTTTCATTTACtctcttttatttattatttcagtttcaacgttgttgtttttaatgaaaacagattTCATGAAGTTAACAAAATGATTTTCAAACAAGTCAATTTCTTTCAAAATGTAAAATCTGAATCAACACATCCTGCACACTGAATATTatcaaaaagaaaaatatataattttggtAATATAAATAATAGTTAGAAGCCTTGCCTAATGTGTATTATTTGTTTCTAACGAATTATTTGATTCTAACGAATTATTTGAATTGgcataatatttatgtatttatttatcaaCATTCGAGAAATAACTAATTACAATAATACCTGGAGTATTAGCataatttacagttttttttttttaaatcaaagttatTTTGGTGCACTAAATGATCCTATTCAAATATGTAATA containing:
- the stx10 gene encoding syntaxin-10 encodes the protein MSLEDPFFVVKGEVQKALSRARGLFERWEELLHEETPVSRDELEWSTNELRNCLRAIDWDLEDLHETISIVESNPGKFRLGENELQERREFVERTREAVQEMREHLSSPSAVAQAEKKNRQALMGGATQTRYAGLEPHLVSANSRYIQDQQEQQQLIVQEQNDQLELVSGSIRVLKDMSSRIGDELDEQTVMLGEFTEEMDQTGSRMDSVLKKLEKVSHMTSSRRQWCAIGALIVILIVVLILFFKL